The following are from one region of the Salvia hispanica cultivar TCC Black 2014 chromosome 1, UniMelb_Shisp_WGS_1.0, whole genome shotgun sequence genome:
- the LOC125201033 gene encoding protein PHR1-LIKE 3-like — MFPRLIQPCDSSSLLAQENINAAYGQRAAADPCLVLTSDPKPRLRWTADLHERFVDAVTQLGGAGKATPKAIMRTMGVKGLTLFHLKSHLQKYRLGKQSGKELGEASKDGAYLLDSPRASISPQDLQASDINEGYAVKEALRAQMEVQSKLHLQVEAEKHLQIRQEAERRYLAMLERACKMLADQILGTTVTNDDGDGYQGKGAKASPNVSQNPHVSSYPSQSADELGVPGTVELTPNLHQQQRGDCSTESCLTSHESPVGLPPEGSPPQGKRALLNVDSTNNSFVWGGESDGYAPDLQMVRVGSHGIAGCGV; from the exons ATGTTTCCCAGGTTGATTCAGCCCTGCGACTCCTCCTCCTTGCTCGCCCAGGAAAACATCAACGCCGCCTACGGTCAACGCGCCGCCGCCGACCCCTGCCTCGTCCTCACCTCCGACCCCAAGCCCCGCCTCCGCTGGACCGCCGACCTCCACGAGCGCTTCGTCGACGCCGTCACGCAGCTTGGTGGCGCCGGCA AGGCCACTCCTAAGGCTATAATGCGTACAATGGGTGTTAAGGGCTTGACTTTGTTTCACTTAAAGAGTCATCTCCAG AAATACAGATTAGGAAAGCAGTCTGGGAAGGAACTTGGTGAGGCTTCGAAAGATG GTGCGTACCTTTTGGACAGCCCTCGTGCCAGCATCTCTCCCCAAGACTTACAGGCATCCGACATTAATGA GGGTTACGCAGTGAAGGAGGCGTTAAGAGCGCAAATGGAAGTTCAGAGCAAACTGCATTTGCAAGTCGAA GCTGAAAAGCATTTGCAGATCCGTCAAGAAGCTGAGAGAAGATACTTGGCCATGCTCGAAAGAGCTTGCAAGATGCTGGCCGATCAGATTCTTGGAACAACAGTGACAAACGACGATGGAGATGGGTATCAAGGGAAAGGAGCAAAGGCGTCGCCTAATGTCTCCCAGAACCCACACGTATCATCATATCCTTCGCAGTCCGCAGACGAGCTGGGAGTCCCTGGCACTGTGGAATTGACCCCCAATCTCCATCAGCAGCAGCGCGGTGATTGCTCCACCGAAAGCTGCCTGACTTCCCACGAGAGTCCTGTTGGGCTGCCTCCGGAAGGGTCGCCTCCCCAGGGAAAGCGGGCGTTGCTGAACGTGGATTCGACAAATAACTCGTTCGTATGGGGAGGCGAATCGGACGGGTATGCACCTGATTTACAGATGGTAAGAGTTGGTTCACATGGAATTGCAGGATGTGGTGTATAA